ATCTTGAGCCCCAGCTACGAAACTGCTCAAAAGCCTCTTTGAGATAAATACCGCCGCCCGCATTAATACAGATAACTCCCTTAACGCGGTCAGGCATTTGCTCGGCTGCCCACAACGCAATACTACCACCCAACGAATGACCAATGAGCCAAGTACTTGTAATATTGAGTTTTTCTAAGAGAATCATTAAATCTTGCGCATAAGCAGCAGCAGTGTAGCGCGATGCAGAATGTTGTTGAACCGCCGCAGCGCCTACCGAAGCAGGAACCAAACTCGAAACATTCTTTGAGGATGGCAACTCGCGGTTTCCTTGACTCAATTGAGACTGACCAAAACCACGCAGATCGTAGGCAAGACACTGGAAGTCTGGAGACAACTGTTTGATAATAGGCTGCCAGTATCCACGGCTTAATAGCCAACCGTGGATAAAGACTAAAGCATGAGCACCTGCAGTGGGAGTCGTTAGCTCGTAGGCGTGGGGGACTCCTAGAATTTCAATGGTTGCCATGCTTATATCCTATCCTGAACGTTCCTCACTCAACTTGAGATTTCGATAAAAAAGAGTTGTCGATTTGATATAGCTTTCCTAATTTTTCACAAACTTAGCGATGAAAGGATGTTGCGCGCGAAACCTCTCCTAAACTGAATTCAGCTTTTTAGTGAAAAATGCTACATTTGGGAATAGCTAGTTTGTGACACAATACATGGATTCTGCTGAACTCGCTTAGGCACACTTGTATTCACCAGTAATCGCGCTGAATGAATGAATTTGAGAGTACCACACAAGTGAGTTAACACAATAAATCGTAAAGTGTCAGACTAGTTTATGCACTCGTAATCATAATTTATCTACCCGAACCACGCTGGCATGGGTTTTTGGAAAAGCTGGTTTAGCGGTTCTGAGTTAACCGCAGGCACCAAAACGACCGTAAATGAGGAGTACGCAATTGAAATGGCAAATGGCTCCTCTTCAAGTAGCGATCGCCTAGAAAAATCAGGCGAAGGCGATCGCATAGTTTTTAGTAGCGAACGTGAAATTGACTTGTACGAACTAGAAGAACTATGTGACGCGGTAGGTTGGTCGCGTCGTCCGTTGCGCAAGGTAAAAAAAGCCATACAGCATAGTTTCTTGGTTGCGTCAATGTGGGAAGTTCGCGGAACTCAACGAAGACTCATCGGTTTTGCGCGGGCGACTTCAGACCATGCCTTTAATGCAACGATATGGGACGTTGTTGTACACCCTTCCTTTCAAGGTAAAGGTTTGGGTAAGGCATTAATGAAATACATGATTAAAAAACTGAGAAGTGAAGACATCAGCAATATCACATTATTTGCCGACCCTCATGTTGTGGATTTTTACCGAGGTTTAGGTTTCATGTCCGATCCTGAGGGTATCAAAGGCATGTTTTGGTATCCCAACTAGCCAAGACGAAATTAACTCAGAGTTTTCTTTTCTGCGACACACTTTGCTATGCTATACTAGCAACGATGCAATTTAAAGCAACGGGATGTAGCGCAGCTTGGTAGCGCGCCTGCTTTGGGAGCAGGATGTCGCAGGTTCAAATCCTGTCATCCCGATAGTTAAACAGGGAAATCACTCATTTATTCAATGTTCGCGTGCCATCAGCGCAATAGCAACCGTGATAGTTATTAGAAAAGTTAATATTAACGCCTGAAATAGTCGTAGTCAGCAAATTATCAAATATCAATTGCCAATTAAAAATAAAAGCAATCGACGATAAACCTTACAATAGCTTGGTGCGGAACGATCTCACTGTATATAACGTCAGGCTTGGTTGTTATCAGTTAATTACTGACAACGCCAGCAAAGTGCTTGCCAAAGCGCTAACATAACAAAAATTACAACAGCGCGTTTACAAATTAGATACTTTGTCATACTCTAGTGGGCTATTGATGCCAGGAGCAGTTATGAAATCAATTTTTCGTTGGGGCGCAACTGTAGGAATATTAGGCAGCGCCGTTATGAGTTCTGCCCTCATAGGTAATCTACGAGCGCTGGCTTTGCCACAAGAGCAAATTATCCAAAAATTAGGGTCTGTCCCCGTATTCACTATCACCGATAGCAAGGGCGCTCCTTTAGTTGCCACACCGCCGCCAAACGCACAAAATCAACAAAATCAAAGTCCTGTCGCAGGCGTTTTTATTAGTCAAAAAGACGCGCAAGCGTTTGTCAATAATCTGAAGAAAACAAATCCACAGCTAGGAAATTCAGTACAAGTTGTTCCTGTACCACTAGGAGAAGTGTACAGGCTGGAACAAGCCAACGCCAACAAGCCAAATTCTTTAGATATTGCCTACATCCCAGCAAAACAGCAATACGATGCTGCCTTAAATCTCTTACGGCAAAGTGGTAACTCAGAATTACGTAGAGCTTGCGAACAAAATAAACGCAGGCTAGAAGACTGCGTAGGAACGCCGCTATTCGTCGCGCGAGCCGGACAAGAAAAAGGCTACCTGACGATGAAAGTTAACCGTCCGCAAGCCAACAACCAGCAGGCAGAAGTTGAAGTCATTCCTTTCTACTTCAACAAAGAAGAATTACAGAGAATGCTCGAGCGCTTCAAAAAGCAGCAACCTGAGTTAGCTTCTACCGTTGATATCCAAGTTCTCAATTTAGAAGGAATGTTAGAAATTTTAAGAACTCGCAACGACGAAGGCGTACAACAAATCGTGCTGGTTCCGCCGCAAGAGTCAATTCAGTACGTGCGATCGCTGCAACAATCTGCCGCCGGTCAACAAGCACAGCCACAGCAGCGCCCAGCACCACAACAAGCCGCGCCGCAGCGCCCAGCCCGCTAATACATGAACGATCAGTTGCTACTAACATCTGGTTTAGCACTTTGGCAATGGCGTAGTGCTGCTCAACGAGCAGCGCTTTCTGCTCATATCCCTGTAACCGAAGTAGACTGGTTACTACAAGAAGTCGCTGGATTAGACCGCCTTTCACTGCGCTTAGGCTCGTTCAAAAACTTGCCAGAAATTCAACTACAAATACCACTGAGCGACTTAGACCGCTTATGGCAACGACGCATTCACGATCGCCTACCGGTGCAGTACATTGCAGGGGCAACACCTTGGCGACAGTTTAAGTTAGCAGTTTCTCCAGCCGTACTCATTCCTCGTCCTGAAACGGAGTGTTTAATTGATTTAGCAGTAAGTGCAGCCCAAAAAAGTCACGAGCATCATGAGTTAGGGCACTGGGCAGACTTAGGAACGGGTAGCGGCGCGATCGCAATCGGACTTGCCCAAGCAATGCCGCAGGCGACAATTCACGCGGTTGATTGCAGCGCAGCAGCCTTAGCCATCGCACGCCAAAACGCCCAAGCCCTTGGTTTTACTCACCGAATTCAGTTTTATCAAGGCTCGTGGTGGGAACCTTTAGCGTTTCTCAAAGGTCAACTCAGCGGTATAGTGTCCAATCCACCCTACATTCCGAGCGAACTTGTACCACAGCTACAACCAGAAGTCGCACTTCACGAACCGTGGTTAGCACTCGATGGCGGTGCCGACGGTTTAGACTGCATTCGTCATCTTATAGGCACATCAGCAGCTTACTTAAAACCTGGTGGGATTTGGTTGATTGAAATGATGGCAGGGCAAGCCGAAATGGTTGCCGCACTGTTGCAAAGTCACGGCAGCTACGGCAACATTGAAATTCATAAGGATCTTGCAGGCATTGAACGCTTTGCTTTAGCCTATCGCAACAACGAGGCGTGATGTAGGAGTGTGAATGCGTGAAGTGTTGAGTTATACAAGTTTTTCTTAACTCGACACTTTCGACTCATAGCTCTCCTGACCCCCGCCCCCTAACCCCTGACCTCTAAATACTATGCCCTTAGTTTCTCTTGACGAACTGATTGCTGGAGTACGTTCTGGTTGTGTTGTCAGCTTTCCGACAGATACCGTACCCGCGCTGGCGGCGTTACCAGAAAAAGCAGATTTAATTTTTGCACTTAAGCAACGCAGTCAAGATAAACCGTTGATTCTTATGGGTGCAAAAGCAAGCGACCTTTGGGATTTTGTTGCCGGAAACGATCGCGCGCTCTGGCAGGAAGTTGCCAAGTTATACTGGCCTGGAGCTTTAACGCTTGTATTGCCTGCGTCATCACGCGTGCCTCAACAGATGAATCCTAGCGATCCGAGTACGATTGGATTGCGAGTGCCAGATTGTGCGATCGCGCAAAGTATTCTAGAACAAACTGGTCCCTTGGCGACAACAAGTGCTAATTTATCTGGTCAGCCGCCACTACGCACGATGACAGAAATTGCCCAACAGTTTCCCGATGTCCTGACATTACAATTGCAAGAGACAATAGCAAATATCGGCGTTCCTTCGACTGTCGCGAAATGGACAGGTCAAGGCTGGGAAATTTTGCGCCAAGGCTCAGTCAAGTTAGAATTTTAAATTTGTACGTAACACGAATGACAAGCTGGATGAATTGGGTATATCTAGCATTTGGGCTAGGGTTAGGGCTGGGAAGTCGCCGTATTGCACAAGTATTTGGTAAAGATAAATTAGCTAAAACGCCTTTACACTCTACGTCATCTGTACCCAACATCGATACCCAAACGGTATCAAAAAAATTACGACAAACACAAATAGCGTATCAGTTAGTATGCGAACTCAGTCAGTTCAAAGCTGGATTTTTGGTACGCACCGCACACGAACTGCGATCGCCACTCAATAGCTTAATCGGATTACATCAGTTAATTCTGTCTGATTTGTGTGACAATCCAGCCGAAGAGCGTGAATTTGTTGCCCAAGCGCATCAACTAGCGTTGAAACTAGTAAAATTGCTCGATGAAATTCTCGATGTCGCCCGCATAGAAAATAGCAGTAACGAATTAGAAATTCAGCCCTTACAATTAACCGCCATTATTGAGGAAATCGCACATCTGACGCAGACTGTAGCAGCCAACCGCAGTATCAAAATACAAGTATCGCCTGCCGATCCAGAAGTTTATATTTTGGCAGATCCGCACTGGTTACGCGCGGTACTTTTAAACTTGGTAGATATTTGCATTCCCAAGATGGAAGCCGGTAGCATTACGATATCATCACAAACCTCATTCGATACCGAGGCGGTTGACATTTTTTTTGATGTACCACTACCAATAGACACTTGGTCTGAACCATTAGACGCAATGCAGTTCGAGCAACAGCTTAGTGCTGCGGCGGTAGATAATAAAGTGCTTTCCGCCGGATTCAAACTTTTATTGAATCAAACCGTGTTAGAACTGATGCAAGCCAAGTTGAGCTTTTTACCGATTCCATCTGATGCTGATGTCGCTCAGAATACTCGCATTCAAGTAACTATCCCGTTGGTGATTCCTGAAGTTGAATTTCTTGAGTAAGAAAACCTAGTTTTGGCTGGTTGTAGAGTACCATCGTCGTGCTTGAGTTGCACTCAAAACCAATACGTTCGTAGAAGCTTTGCTGATGCGTTGTCATTAAGTAAACACGCTCCACGCGGTTCATGTGTGGATGACTTAAAACACTTTCAACCAGCTTGCGCCCAAGCCCAGCACCTCGATAATCAGGGTGAATGACTACATCCCAAATCGTTGCACGGTAAACACCATCCGATGTTGCTCTGGCAAAACCAATCAATTTCTTGCCATCCCAGACACTAATAACAGGTTTACTGTTAACGATGG
The Chroococcidiopsis sp. TS-821 genome window above contains:
- a CDS encoding alpha/beta fold hydrolase gives rise to the protein MATIEILGVPHAYELTTPTAGAHALVFIHGWLLSRGYWQPIIKQLSPDFQCLAYDLRGFGQSQLSQGNRELPSSKNVSSLVPASVGAAAVQQHSASRYTAAAYAQDLMILLEKLNITSTWLIGHSLGGSIALWAAEQMPDRVKGVICINAGGGIYLKEAFEQFRSWGSRLIKYRPRWLCYLPLLDLLFTRANVAQAIAPAWGRQRLIDFVVAHPEAALGTLLDSTTETEINLLPKIVSQLQQPVYFITGDKDQIMEPKYVRHLASFHPLFEACGNNVLEIPHCGHLAMIEHPQTVANQIRLLLAQHSYS
- a CDS encoding GNAT family N-acetyltransferase, coding for MGFWKSWFSGSELTAGTKTTVNEEYAIEMANGSSSSSDRLEKSGEGDRIVFSSEREIDLYELEELCDAVGWSRRPLRKVKKAIQHSFLVASMWEVRGTQRRLIGFARATSDHAFNATIWDVVVHPSFQGKGLGKALMKYMIKKLRSEDISNITLFADPHVVDFYRGLGFMSDPEGIKGMFWYPN
- a CDS encoding Tic22 family protein, producing MKSIFRWGATVGILGSAVMSSALIGNLRALALPQEQIIQKLGSVPVFTITDSKGAPLVATPPPNAQNQQNQSPVAGVFISQKDAQAFVNNLKKTNPQLGNSVQVVPVPLGEVYRLEQANANKPNSLDIAYIPAKQQYDAALNLLRQSGNSELRRACEQNKRRLEDCVGTPLFVARAGQEKGYLTMKVNRPQANNQQAEVEVIPFYFNKEELQRMLERFKKQQPELASTVDIQVLNLEGMLEILRTRNDEGVQQIVLVPPQESIQYVRSLQQSAAGQQAQPQQRPAPQQAAPQRPAR
- the prmC gene encoding peptide chain release factor N(5)-glutamine methyltransferase encodes the protein MNDQLLLTSGLALWQWRSAAQRAALSAHIPVTEVDWLLQEVAGLDRLSLRLGSFKNLPEIQLQIPLSDLDRLWQRRIHDRLPVQYIAGATPWRQFKLAVSPAVLIPRPETECLIDLAVSAAQKSHEHHELGHWADLGTGSGAIAIGLAQAMPQATIHAVDCSAAALAIARQNAQALGFTHRIQFYQGSWWEPLAFLKGQLSGIVSNPPYIPSELVPQLQPEVALHEPWLALDGGADGLDCIRHLIGTSAAYLKPGGIWLIEMMAGQAEMVAALLQSHGSYGNIEIHKDLAGIERFALAYRNNEA
- a CDS encoding L-threonylcarbamoyladenylate synthase, encoding MPLVSLDELIAGVRSGCVVSFPTDTVPALAALPEKADLIFALKQRSQDKPLILMGAKASDLWDFVAGNDRALWQEVAKLYWPGALTLVLPASSRVPQQMNPSDPSTIGLRVPDCAIAQSILEQTGPLATTSANLSGQPPLRTMTEIAQQFPDVLTLQLQETIANIGVPSTVAKWTGQGWEILRQGSVKLEF
- a CDS encoding sensor histidine kinase KdpD, with product MTSWMNWVYLAFGLGLGLGSRRIAQVFGKDKLAKTPLHSTSSVPNIDTQTVSKKLRQTQIAYQLVCELSQFKAGFLVRTAHELRSPLNSLIGLHQLILSDLCDNPAEEREFVAQAHQLALKLVKLLDEILDVARIENSSNELEIQPLQLTAIIEEIAHLTQTVAANRSIKIQVSPADPEVYILADPHWLRAVLLNLVDICIPKMEAGSITISSQTSFDTEAVDIFFDVPLPIDTWSEPLDAMQFEQQLSAAAVDNKVLSAGFKLLLNQTVLELMQAKLSFLPIPSDADVAQNTRIQVTIPLVIPEVEFLE
- a CDS encoding GNAT family N-acetyltransferase; this encodes MDYSHIQFCDSSVAADGHCQSPVDLDQLHDLFQVAAFWAQDRSLEDLQLAIVNSKPVISVWDGKKLIGFARATSDGVYRATIWDVVIHPDYRGAGLGRKLVESVLSHPHMNRVERVYLMTTHQQSFYERIGFECNSSTTMVLYNQPKLGFLTQEIQLQESPTG